A region of Thermobifida halotolerans DNA encodes the following proteins:
- a CDS encoding PTS sugar transporter subunit IIA, whose protein sequence is MLAVLAPVTGAAVGLARVPEPTFAQGLVGPGTAIDPRQEPQEAIAPITGRIVSFHPHAFVVRSARGKGILVHLGINTVRLPLIRGFELLVAEGQEVTAGQPLIRWNPAAVVASGISPIVPIVALDADGDVISRPVSGEVKRGELLFRWA, encoded by the coding sequence GTGCTTGCGGTACTCGCCCCCGTGACGGGTGCGGCTGTGGGGCTCGCCAGGGTCCCCGAACCGACGTTCGCGCAGGGCCTGGTCGGTCCGGGAACCGCTATCGACCCCCGACAGGAACCCCAGGAGGCGATCGCGCCGATCACCGGCCGGATCGTCAGCTTCCATCCGCACGCGTTCGTGGTGCGCAGCGCCCGCGGCAAGGGAATCCTGGTGCATCTGGGGATCAACACGGTCCGCCTCCCCCTGATCCGGGGGTTCGAACTCCTGGTCGCCGAAGGCCAGGAGGTCACGGCGGGCCAGCCGCTGATCCGATGGAATCCCGCCGCGGTCGTGGCCAGCGGGATCTCCCCGATCGTGCCGATCGTCGCGCTGGACGCCGACGGCGACGTCATCTCCCGGCCGGTCAGCGGAGAAGTCAAACGAGGGGAACTGCTGTTTCGATGGGCCTGA